A stretch of the Candidatus Omnitrophota bacterium genome encodes the following:
- the gcvH gene encoding glycine cleavage system protein GcvH, whose translation MDIYYTKDHEWVRVEGRSGIMGISAYAVKQLGDITYVELPETGKEITKGDVVCTVESVKAASDIYAPVTAKITEVNSALENAPEKMNESPEEEGWIAKLEISDPDSVNGLMTGEKYDEFVKSLE comes from the coding sequence ATGGATATCTATTACACAAAGGATCATGAATGGGTGAGAGTGGAAGGGCGTTCCGGCATCATGGGCATATCCGCTTACGCGGTCAAACAGCTGGGCGACATAACCTATGTGGAGCTTCCGGAAACCGGCAAGGAAATAACAAAAGGCGACGTTGTCTGCACGGTTGAATCCGTTAAAGCGGCCAGCGACATATACGCTCCCGTGACGGCGAAGATAACGGAAGTCAATTCGGCTCTGGAAAACGCTCCGGAAAAAATGAATGAATCGCCCGAGGAAGAGGGCTGGATAGCCAAACTCGAGATAAGTGACCCCGACAGCGTGAACGGACTTATGACCGGCGAAAAATACGACGAGTTTGTGAAAAGCCTGGAATAA
- a CDS encoding lipoyl synthase, translated as MKQLPPANWRLKMGSRPDPIDWRFIDSGFAPAKSNMAFDEELFNSFINDNSESVFRIYGWEPKAVSLGFSQNIDDIADTEKCRSDGIDVVKRMTGGGALFHSGEITYSMVLSGEPFRAMTAEETYEATTAFLIHFYKSLGLDASYWGTKSLSKKIDASGFCLAGREKYDIVINGKKIGGNAQKRHKGVIFQHGSIPMDSSFREARKYIRGADTEALEKSVSLSELGLKLSFDDAKEKLRESFEDAYAVRFKKSGRPSIPGTSRPEVKLSPAKSASGGRLPEWLNKKVDIRSLTPMKKILAGRGLNTICVESLCPNISECFSRGRATFMILGDACTRGCLFCGVRAAKPLPPDADEAARVAAAVSGLGLKHVVVTSPTRDDLSGGGASFFAQAVKELRKISHSLTIELLIPDFAGDEESFLKVAATAPDIIGHNMETVRELYHIRKGADYDRSLNVLERIAASGIKAKSGFMLGLGETETSVIGLIKDIRRSGAAYLSIGQYLMPSKKAYPVKKYVPAEEFEYYKIAAYKEGFAHVESAPYVRSSYMAENYSSFSPKKPNKNQNRPHFLSFSLKILL; from the coding sequence ATGAAACAGCTGCCGCCCGCAAACTGGAGATTAAAGATGGGGTCAAGACCTGACCCCATTGATTGGCGATTTATTGATTCAGGATTCGCCCCGGCGAAAAGCAATATGGCTTTTGACGAGGAGCTTTTCAATTCTTTTATCAATGATAATTCAGAATCCGTTTTCAGAATATACGGCTGGGAACCGAAAGCCGTCTCATTGGGTTTTTCTCAGAATATAGATGATATCGCGGACACGGAAAAATGCCGCTCGGACGGCATTGACGTGGTGAAGAGGATGACCGGCGGCGGAGCGCTCTTCCACTCCGGCGAAATAACCTACTCTATGGTTCTCTCCGGCGAGCCGTTCAGGGCTATGACGGCTGAGGAGACCTACGAGGCGACCACGGCCTTCCTGATACATTTCTACAAATCACTGGGACTGGATGCTTCCTACTGGGGAACAAAGTCTTTGTCAAAAAAGATTGACGCTTCCGGCTTTTGTCTTGCCGGCCGTGAAAAATATGATATTGTGATAAACGGTAAAAAAATAGGCGGTAACGCCCAGAAGAGACATAAGGGCGTTATATTTCAGCACGGATCCATACCGATGGATTCTTCTTTTCGTGAGGCGCGCAAATATATAAGAGGAGCGGATACAGAGGCGCTTGAGAAAAGCGTCTCTCTTTCAGAACTCGGCCTAAAGCTGTCTTTTGATGATGCGAAAGAAAAACTCCGCGAAAGTTTCGAGGATGCTTACGCCGTCAGGTTTAAAAAAAGCGGCCGTCCGTCCATACCCGGCACGTCCAGGCCGGAGGTGAAGTTGAGCCCTGCGAAATCCGCCTCTGGCGGAAGGCTGCCGGAATGGCTCAATAAAAAGGTTGATATCAGGAGTTTGACTCCCATGAAAAAAATCCTCGCCGGCAGAGGGCTGAACACTATTTGCGTGGAATCTCTCTGCCCGAATATAAGCGAGTGCTTTTCGCGCGGCCGCGCGACTTTTATGATACTTGGCGACGCCTGCACGAGGGGATGTCTTTTCTGCGGTGTCAGGGCGGCGAAACCCCTTCCTCCGGATGCGGATGAGGCCGCGAGAGTCGCCGCCGCGGTCTCCGGGCTCGGCCTGAAACATGTTGTGGTGACCAGCCCCACGAGAGATGATCTGAGCGGCGGCGGAGCGTCCTTTTTCGCGCAAGCGGTAAAAGAGTTGAGGAAGATCTCTCACTCATTGACGATAGAGCTGCTCATCCCCGATTTCGCCGGTGATGAAGAAAGCTTTTTGAAAGTCGCCGCGACGGCTCCGGACATAATAGGCCATAACATGGAAACCGTCAGGGAGCTCTACCATATAAGGAAAGGCGCGGATTATGACAGGTCGCTGAATGTTCTTGAAAGAATAGCGGCATCGGGCATAAAGGCGAAATCCGGTTTTATGCTGGGACTGGGCGAAACGGAAACATCGGTTATCGGACTTATAAAAGACATAAGGCGAAGCGGAGCCGCTTATCTGAGCATAGGGCAGTATCTTATGCCGTCAAAGAAAGCCTATCCCGTGAAGAAATATGTCCCTGCCGAAGAATTTGAATATTATAAGATCGCCGCTTATAAGGAAGGTTTCGCACATGTGGAGAGCGCCCCTTATGTGCGCAGTTCCTATATGGCGGAAAATTATTCCTCATTTTCTCCCAAAAAGCCAAATAAAAATCAGAACCGTCCCCATTTTCTCTCATTTTCTCTGAAAATTTTGCTATAA
- the lpdA gene encoding dihydrolipoyl dehydrogenase, whose protein sequence is MMKKYDVIIIGGGPAGYRAAEHLAALKKKVCVAEFSDERIGGTCLNEGCVPVKAMIESAHLFINMRRSADFGIESGEIKADMGAVRAAASKKMDFLRAALYSSLKSQGIDFIFGAASFVSGNVIKIDSRELEAEYFIVASGSVPRKLSIEGFGQALDSAQILEKGFSGNNLLIVGGGYIGCEFALLYRAFGKDVTVLEALPDLLAMEDEDISRALEREFKKQGIGVIKGSALKSLSADKAGVSARIDQTGRSSEEKFDAVLSAVGRRSRTEDLNAAAAGIEILPSGAIAVDDSMRTNVHNIYAAGDVIESPMLAHTAYREGAAAAGAIAGIRAEKINYIAVPRVVFSFPQIGAIGMTEKAAASRGIETKTHKSFFVANAKAVIAGETEGFLKIISSVSDGVILGAAVVGADACELIHLLAPAVSRAMTVKHAAEVMYGHPTLSEIVSDTLSKI, encoded by the coding sequence ATGATGAAAAAATACGATGTGATAATCATAGGCGGCGGCCCGGCGGGCTACAGGGCGGCCGAACATCTGGCGGCTTTGAAAAAGAAGGTCTGTGTCGCCGAATTTTCCGACGAGCGTATAGGAGGCACCTGTCTCAACGAGGGATGCGTGCCTGTGAAAGCCATGATAGAGTCCGCTCATCTTTTTATTAATATGCGGCGTTCAGCAGACTTCGGTATAGAGAGCGGAGAGATCAAAGCCGATATGGGCGCTGTTCGCGCCGCGGCTTCAAAAAAAATGGATTTCCTGAGGGCAGCGCTTTATTCATCTCTCAAAAGTCAGGGTATAGATTTTATATTTGGAGCGGCCTCTTTTGTCTCGGGAAATGTCATAAAAATAGATTCCCGGGAATTGGAGGCCGAATATTTTATTGTCGCCAGCGGATCTGTCCCCCGGAAACTCAGCATTGAGGGTTTCGGGCAGGCTCTGGACAGCGCTCAGATATTGGAGAAAGGTTTTTCCGGCAATAATCTTCTCATCGTCGGTGGAGGCTATATAGGATGTGAATTCGCCTTGCTTTACAGGGCTTTCGGTAAAGATGTCACCGTGCTGGAGGCGTTGCCGGACTTACTGGCGATGGAAGATGAGGATATTTCGCGCGCTCTTGAAAGAGAGTTCAAGAAACAGGGGATAGGGGTGATCAAGGGCTCGGCGCTGAAATCCCTTTCCGCTGATAAGGCCGGCGTGTCGGCCCGCATAGATCAGACCGGCCGTTCTTCAGAAGAGAAATTTGACGCTGTTCTTTCGGCGGTGGGAAGGCGCTCGCGAACGGAAGATCTGAACGCGGCCGCGGCCGGTATTGAGATTCTTCCGTCGGGGGCTATAGCTGTTGATGATTCCATGAGGACAAATGTTCACAATATCTATGCCGCGGGGGATGTCATAGAATCTCCCATGCTCGCTCACACGGCTTACAGGGAAGGCGCGGCGGCCGCCGGAGCCATAGCGGGGATCAGGGCGGAAAAAATAAATTACATCGCCGTTCCTAGGGTTGTTTTCTCATTTCCCCAGATAGGGGCGATAGGCATGACGGAGAAAGCGGCCGCATCGCGGGGGATAGAAACAAAAACACACAAGAGCTTTTTTGTCGCCAACGCCAAGGCGGTCATCGCGGGTGAAACCGAGGGTTTTCTCAAGATAATCTCATCCGTCTCTGATGGCGTTATTCTCGGGGCCGCGGTGGTAGGCGCAGATGCCTGTGAACTCATACATCTTCTCGCGCCTGCGGTTTCACGGGCTATGACAGTGAAGCACGCCGCGGAGGTGATGTACGGCCACCCGACGCTGTCGGAAATAGTTTCCGACACCCTCTCCAAAATATGA